The following are from one region of the Microbacterium sp. cx-55 genome:
- a CDS encoding MarR family winged helix-turn-helix transcriptional regulator encodes MAVDNSDDEVDLLIDAWAQRLPHVDLTPLDVMSRLRRAAIRLDRLRSAAFATAGLASWEFDVLAALRRAEPPHELSPMQLIELTMIGSAAMTNRLANLTERGLIRRARNPRDGRSVIITLTEAGTASVDAAMTELVAREAAALEVLDAGEIAALSRMLRPLMGTERGPRAD; translated from the coding sequence GTGGCGGTCGATAACAGCGACGACGAGGTGGACCTGCTCATCGATGCCTGGGCGCAGCGCCTGCCCCACGTCGACCTCACCCCGCTCGACGTCATGTCGCGGCTGCGGCGCGCCGCCATCCGTCTCGACCGGCTGCGCTCCGCCGCCTTCGCGACGGCGGGTCTCGCATCGTGGGAGTTCGACGTACTCGCGGCGCTCCGCCGCGCCGAACCCCCGCACGAGCTCAGCCCGATGCAGCTGATCGAGCTGACGATGATCGGCAGCGCGGCGATGACCAATCGGCTCGCGAACCTCACCGAGCGCGGATTGATCCGCCGTGCGCGCAACCCGCGCGACGGGCGCAGCGTGATCATCACCCTGACCGAGGCCGGCACCGCGAGCGTCGACGCGGCCATGACCGAGCTCGTCGCGCGCGAAGCGGCGGCGCTGGAGGTGCTCGACGCGGGCGAGATCGCGGCGTTGTCCCGGATGCTGCGCCCCCTCATGGGCACCGAACGCGGCCCGCGCGCCGACTGA
- a CDS encoding glycosyltransferase, whose translation MIRAVAVIVPVHDEESLLGACLASVSAAVVQLRAERPEIACSVWAVLDSCTDRSAAIAAEAGAEIVTVTARNVGRARTAGWEAARRAFADVDAAEFWTAHTDADSAVPPHWLVHQIELADAGADVIIGTVRPDFRDLDAMRTQAWWRRYTPGAANDAVHGANLGLRADVLAAAGGFPPLAEHEDVELVAAARKRGATVALSDDAWVRTSGRQTGRTPGGYARYLRDDLLSERG comes from the coding sequence GTGATCCGCGCCGTCGCCGTGATCGTGCCGGTGCACGACGAGGAGTCGCTGCTCGGCGCGTGCCTGGCGTCGGTCTCGGCTGCCGTCGTGCAGCTGCGCGCGGAGCGGCCGGAGATCGCGTGCAGCGTCTGGGCGGTGCTCGACAGCTGCACCGATCGCAGCGCCGCGATCGCCGCGGAGGCGGGAGCGGAAATCGTCACCGTCACGGCACGGAACGTGGGGCGCGCCCGCACGGCGGGATGGGAGGCCGCCCGCCGTGCGTTCGCCGACGTCGACGCGGCGGAATTCTGGACCGCGCACACGGATGCGGACTCCGCGGTTCCGCCGCACTGGCTCGTGCACCAGATCGAGCTCGCCGACGCCGGTGCCGACGTGATCATCGGCACCGTCCGCCCGGATTTCCGCGACCTCGACGCGATGCGCACGCAGGCGTGGTGGCGCCGGTACACACCGGGCGCGGCGAACGACGCGGTACACGGGGCCAACCTCGGACTCCGGGCCGACGTGCTCGCCGCCGCCGGCGGATTCCCGCCACTGGCCGAGCACGAGGACGTCGAGCTGGTCGCGGCCGCGCGGAAGCGAGGCGCGACAGTCGCGCTGAGCGACGACGCCTGGGTGCGCACGAGCGGCCGCCAGACCGGTCGCACGCCCGGCGGCTACGCCCGGTACCTCCGCGACGACCTGCTGTCCGAGCGCGGCTGA
- a CDS encoding cupin domain-containing protein, which produces MTPTIDRIDALDLVLPRTPIAPDQNAGGEPSVGTEALLTLPGTDAGLEVGVWEMGVGAMYDVEVDEVFVVIQGLAEVAVLDASGLIRSTLTLRPGVVCRLHAGTRTRWTVHRTLRKIYIVSGADA; this is translated from the coding sequence ATGACCCCGACCATCGACCGCATCGACGCGCTCGACCTCGTGCTACCGCGCACCCCGATCGCCCCGGATCAGAATGCGGGCGGCGAACCATCCGTCGGAACCGAAGCGCTGCTGACGTTGCCCGGAACGGATGCGGGCCTCGAGGTCGGCGTCTGGGAGATGGGCGTCGGTGCGATGTACGACGTCGAGGTCGACGAGGTGTTCGTCGTGATCCAGGGGCTCGCCGAGGTGGCCGTGCTCGATGCGAGCGGTCTCATCCGGAGCACACTGACGCTCCGCCCCGGCGTCGTGTGCCGGCTCCACGCCGGCACCCGCACGCGGTGGACCGTCCACCGCACGCTGCGGAAGATCTACATCGTCTCCGGCGCCGACGCCTGA
- a CDS encoding PIG-L family deacetylase: MSVPFDHRDEGTAESLWREAAPWAATPLLDLDIERLVVLAAHPDDETLGAGGLIARAAASGIAVTVVVVTDGEGSHPDDPDPASLATRRRAELLAALGELSPSIALHLLGVPDGGIREARPAVTDAVSAIIRLGAAERTLMVTPWWGDGHRDHRVLGEIALALRGSGVRVAGYPIWMWLWATPEGIDTATWRRLPLSDAEIARKRRAIAAYRSQLDRDPAHPDDGAMLHANTLAHFARDTEVFLVPDTATARPERTVADFEEFHSRHDDPWGLDTRWYERRKRALLLASLPRERFSRALELGCASGATTRALAERAASVVAVDASETALARARARGVPEGVRYALHPLPEEWPTGSYDLIVVSELAYYWSPERLARALDRIDDSATDDAVLVFCHWRRPIDDAAQNGDDVHAALAARRGWRSLVRHVEEDFLLDVLVRPDVPSVAAAEGLA; the protein is encoded by the coding sequence ATGAGCGTCCCCTTCGACCACCGCGATGAGGGGACGGCGGAATCGCTGTGGCGCGAGGCCGCACCCTGGGCCGCCACGCCCCTCCTCGACCTCGACATCGAGCGCCTGGTCGTGCTCGCCGCCCACCCCGACGACGAGACCCTGGGCGCCGGCGGGCTCATCGCGCGCGCCGCCGCATCCGGCATCGCGGTGACCGTGGTCGTCGTCACCGACGGCGAGGGCTCGCATCCGGACGACCCCGATCCGGCGAGCCTCGCGACCCGGCGCCGGGCGGAGCTGCTCGCGGCGCTCGGCGAGCTCTCGCCGAGCATCGCCCTGCACCTGCTCGGCGTGCCCGACGGCGGGATCCGCGAGGCGAGGCCGGCCGTGACCGACGCCGTCTCCGCGATCATCCGCCTCGGGGCGGCCGAGCGCACGCTCATGGTGACGCCCTGGTGGGGCGACGGCCACCGCGACCATCGGGTGCTCGGCGAGATCGCCCTCGCCCTGCGCGGCTCGGGCGTGCGGGTCGCCGGCTACCCGATCTGGATGTGGCTGTGGGCGACGCCCGAGGGGATCGACACGGCGACGTGGCGGCGGCTTCCGCTGAGCGACGCCGAGATCGCGCGCAAGCGGCGGGCGATCGCCGCGTACCGCAGCCAGCTCGACCGCGACCCGGCGCATCCGGATGACGGAGCGATGCTGCACGCGAACACCCTCGCGCACTTCGCCCGCGACACGGAGGTGTTCCTCGTTCCGGATACGGCCACCGCCCGGCCCGAACGGACGGTCGCCGATTTCGAGGAGTTCCACTCCCGCCACGACGACCCGTGGGGACTCGACACGCGCTGGTACGAGCGGCGGAAGCGCGCGCTGCTGCTCGCGTCCCTGCCGCGGGAGCGATTCTCGCGCGCGCTGGAACTCGGGTGCGCGTCCGGGGCGACGACCCGTGCGCTCGCGGAGCGCGCCGCATCCGTCGTCGCGGTCGATGCCTCCGAGACAGCGCTCGCCCGCGCCCGCGCCCGGGGTGTGCCCGAGGGCGTGCGCTACGCGCTGCATCCGCTTCCCGAGGAATGGCCGACCGGCAGCTACGACCTGATCGTCGTGTCGGAGCTGGCGTACTACTGGTCGCCGGAGCGACTCGCGCGGGCGCTCGACCGCATCGACGACAGCGCGACGGATGACGCCGTGCTCGTCTTCTGCCACTGGCGGCGGCCGATCGACGACGCCGCTCAGAACGGCGACGACGTGCACGCGGCTCTCGCCGCCCGGCGCGGGTGGCGCTCGCTCGTCCGCCACGTCGAGGAAGACTTCCTGCTCGACGTGCTCGTGCGGCCGGACGTGCCGTCGGTCGCGGCCGCGGAGGGACTCGCGTGA
- a CDS encoding CoA-acylating methylmalonate-semialdehyde dehydrogenase produces the protein MTLTNDATDAALYTHATLVPHWIDGGRVSSSDSRTAPVFDPATGEEARRVVLADAADVRRAVESAKAAFPAWRDTSLAKRQSILFRFRELLDSRKGELAEIITAEHGKVLSDAMGEITRGQEVVEFATGLAHHLKGEYSEQVSTGVDVYSIRQPLGVVGIISPFNFPAMVPMWFFPIAIAAGNAVIVKPSEKDPSSAIWLGELWREAGLPDGVFTVLNGDKVAVDGLLEHPDVAAISFVGSTPIAQYVYETGARHGKRVQALGGAKNHMLVLPDADLDLVADSAINAGFGSAGERCMAISVVVAVEPVADELVAKIRERALGIRVGDGRRGCDMGPLITREHRDRVASYIDIAEADGATVVLDGRDVDVDGAPDGFWLGPTLIDSVPTASRVYTDEIFGPVLSVVRVGSYEEGVHLINNGAFGNGTAIFTNDGGAARRFQNEVQVGMIGVNVPIPVPVATFSFGGWRSSLFGDTKAHGVEGVKFYTQQKAITSRWLDPSHGGINLGFPQN, from the coding sequence ATGACCCTCACGAACGACGCCACCGACGCCGCGCTCTACACCCACGCCACTCTCGTTCCGCACTGGATCGACGGCGGCCGGGTGTCTTCATCCGACTCCCGCACCGCACCCGTGTTCGATCCGGCGACGGGCGAGGAGGCGCGCCGGGTCGTGCTGGCGGATGCGGCAGACGTCCGCCGCGCCGTCGAATCGGCCAAGGCCGCGTTCCCCGCGTGGCGCGACACGTCGCTCGCCAAGCGGCAGTCGATCCTGTTCCGCTTCCGTGAGCTGCTCGATTCCCGCAAGGGCGAGCTGGCGGAGATCATCACCGCCGAGCACGGCAAGGTGCTGTCGGACGCGATGGGCGAGATCACGCGCGGACAGGAGGTCGTGGAGTTCGCGACCGGCCTCGCGCATCACCTCAAGGGCGAGTACTCCGAGCAGGTATCGACGGGCGTCGACGTGTACTCGATCCGTCAGCCGCTCGGTGTCGTCGGCATCATCTCCCCCTTCAACTTCCCCGCCATGGTGCCGATGTGGTTCTTCCCGATCGCGATCGCGGCGGGCAACGCGGTCATCGTGAAGCCGAGCGAGAAGGACCCGTCCTCCGCGATCTGGCTGGGCGAGCTCTGGCGCGAAGCGGGCCTGCCGGATGGCGTCTTCACGGTGCTGAACGGCGACAAGGTCGCCGTCGACGGGCTCCTCGAGCACCCCGACGTGGCAGCGATCTCGTTCGTCGGATCCACCCCGATCGCGCAGTACGTCTACGAGACGGGCGCCCGGCATGGCAAGCGAGTGCAGGCGCTCGGCGGCGCGAAGAACCACATGCTCGTGCTGCCGGATGCCGACCTCGACCTGGTCGCGGACTCGGCGATCAACGCCGGCTTCGGGTCGGCCGGCGAGCGCTGCATGGCGATCTCGGTCGTCGTGGCGGTCGAGCCGGTCGCCGACGAACTCGTGGCGAAGATCCGCGAGCGGGCCCTCGGCATCCGGGTCGGCGACGGTCGGCGCGGCTGCGACATGGGACCGCTCATCACGCGGGAGCACCGCGATCGCGTTGCCTCGTACATCGACATCGCCGAGGCGGACGGCGCCACCGTCGTGCTCGACGGTCGTGACGTCGACGTGGACGGTGCGCCCGACGGGTTCTGGCTCGGCCCCACCCTGATCGACTCCGTGCCGACCGCGTCGCGGGTCTACACCGACGAGATCTTCGGCCCGGTGCTGTCGGTCGTGCGCGTCGGTTCGTACGAGGAGGGCGTGCACCTCATCAACAACGGCGCCTTCGGCAACGGCACGGCGATCTTCACGAACGACGGCGGCGCCGCCCGCCGGTTCCAGAACGAGGTGCAGGTCGGCATGATCGGGGTGAACGTACCGATCCCGGTTCCGGTGGCGACGTTCTCGTTCGGCGGATGGCGCAGCTCGCTGTTCGGCGACACCAAGGCGCACGGCGTCGAGGGCGTGAAGTTCTACACGCAGCAGAAGGCGATCACCTCGCGCTGGCTCGACCCGAGCCACGGCGGGATCAACCTCGGCTTCCCCCAGAACTGA
- a CDS encoding NAD(P)/FAD-dependent oxidoreductase gives MPDPIAYDHRLRRPRAVLAAALADAAPVAFWVDSPLRPAARPALAADIDTDLVIVGGGYTGLWTAIQAKERQPDRRVVLLEGKRIGWAASGRNGGFVEESLTHGPENGELHFAEELDVIARLEKENSVEFADTLVRYGIDAEYEHAGMLTVATEPHQVADLRESGEQVWEGAELERYALSPLFRAGTFDDTTALVHPAKLAWGLAAAAVGLGVEIFENSPVLALERSASGVVLKTPSGVVRAAAVALATNGFPSLLRRLRLFTVPIYDYVLMTEPLSAAQLAEIGWTGRHGIADSGREFHYYRKSQDDRILFGGYDAVYHRGRRITPAHDQREETFLRLADHLYDTFPALEGTRFSHKWGGMIDMSTQLVAFHGSTAGGRIAYSAGYTGLGVGATRFGASVMLDLIEGRDTERTRLKMSRRLPVPVPPEPFAYPLIQLMRGAVARSDRNGGKDGLLLKAAGMFGVGFDS, from the coding sequence ATGCCCGACCCGATCGCCTACGACCACCGGCTGCGACGGCCCCGCGCCGTGCTCGCCGCCGCTCTCGCCGACGCCGCCCCGGTGGCGTTCTGGGTGGATTCGCCGCTCCGTCCGGCGGCCCGTCCGGCCCTCGCTGCCGACATCGACACCGACCTCGTGATCGTGGGCGGCGGGTACACGGGCCTCTGGACCGCGATCCAGGCGAAGGAACGTCAGCCCGATCGCCGCGTCGTGCTGCTCGAGGGCAAACGCATCGGATGGGCAGCGAGCGGGCGCAACGGCGGCTTCGTCGAGGAGAGCCTGACCCACGGCCCCGAGAACGGTGAGTTGCACTTCGCCGAGGAGCTCGACGTCATCGCGCGGCTCGAGAAGGAGAACAGCGTCGAGTTCGCCGACACCCTGGTGCGCTACGGCATCGATGCCGAGTACGAGCACGCCGGAATGCTGACGGTCGCGACCGAGCCGCACCAGGTCGCGGACCTGCGCGAATCGGGCGAGCAGGTATGGGAAGGGGCGGAACTGGAGCGGTACGCGCTTTCCCCCCTCTTCCGTGCCGGAACGTTCGATGACACCACGGCGCTCGTGCACCCGGCGAAGCTCGCCTGGGGGCTGGCTGCGGCCGCGGTCGGACTCGGGGTCGAGATCTTCGAGAACTCACCCGTGCTCGCCCTTGAGCGTTCGGCAAGCGGCGTCGTGCTGAAGACGCCGTCCGGTGTCGTGCGCGCGGCGGCCGTCGCGCTCGCCACGAACGGTTTCCCCTCGCTGCTTCGCCGGCTGCGGCTGTTCACGGTGCCGATCTACGACTACGTGCTGATGACCGAACCGCTCTCCGCGGCGCAGCTCGCCGAGATCGGGTGGACCGGCCGGCACGGCATCGCCGACTCCGGACGCGAGTTCCACTACTACCGGAAGTCGCAGGATGACCGCATCCTGTTCGGCGGATACGACGCGGTCTATCACCGCGGTCGTCGCATCACGCCCGCGCACGATCAGCGCGAGGAGACCTTCCTCCGCCTCGCCGACCACCTGTACGACACGTTCCCCGCGCTCGAGGGCACGCGGTTCAGTCACAAGTGGGGCGGGATGATCGACATGTCGACGCAGCTCGTCGCGTTCCACGGGTCGACCGCCGGGGGCCGCATCGCCTACAGCGCGGGGTACACCGGGCTCGGCGTCGGCGCGACGCGGTTCGGTGCGTCGGTCATGCTCGATCTCATCGAGGGTCGCGACACCGAGCGCACCCGGCTCAAGATGTCGCGGCGCCTGCCCGTGCCGGTGCCGCCCGAGCCCTTCGCGTACCCGCTCATCCAACTCATGCGCGGCGCGGTCGCGCGGTCGGATCGCAACGGCGGCAAGGACGGCCTGCTCCTGAAAGCCGCGGGGATGTTCGGCGTCGGCTTCGACTCCTGA
- a CDS encoding FAD-dependent oxidoreductase yields the protein MGTHDLDPIQRPTLTDSQWERLTRFGTPEHVAAGEYVFRSGDRNYDLILVEDGGLEVVRDSLFWIEEAVLAHMGPRSFVGELGILNGQGAFLSARATRASRVRRVNRAELHTLMSEDDELCDLVLHALWARRESLRRGPAALTLKFVGPAADTELLSLRRFAERLDLVHSAVELSPHDLDSMGDHGITAADLPVAFIQGEPIRHATPGLVADRLGLSYQSTVDEIVDLVVIGGGPAGLAASIYGASEGLSTVLLDAVAPGGQAASTSRIENFLGFPFGVSGAELIGQASLQALKFGVRVYAPCEAVALDTVGDELDVTLADGRRIRTRSAIVTSGAAYRRLQLERWGDFERSGIYYAATQLELRQVTGAPVVVVGGANSAGQASLYLAAHGSPVHLVVRGDDLGSRMSSYLVDRIREDPRVQVHTGSHVTALDGGGSLERVVIDSVGEVDARGLFCFIGAEPATSWVSGLDRDGDGFLRTGTDVAVQSLARWQTMGREPLPFETSVPRIFAAGDVRRGSMKRVAAAVGEGSSAVASVHRALAG from the coding sequence ATGGGCACGCACGACCTCGATCCGATCCAGCGACCGACCCTCACCGACAGCCAGTGGGAGCGGCTGACCCGATTCGGTACGCCCGAACATGTTGCCGCGGGAGAGTACGTCTTCCGCTCCGGCGACCGGAACTACGACCTCATCCTCGTCGAAGACGGCGGACTGGAGGTCGTTCGGGACTCGCTCTTCTGGATCGAGGAGGCCGTGCTCGCGCACATGGGTCCGCGCTCGTTCGTCGGTGAACTCGGCATCCTGAACGGACAGGGTGCATTCCTCTCCGCGCGCGCGACGCGTGCCAGTCGGGTGCGGCGGGTGAACCGCGCCGAACTGCACACCCTCATGAGCGAAGACGACGAACTGTGCGACCTCGTGCTGCACGCGCTGTGGGCCCGGCGGGAGTCGCTGCGGCGCGGTCCGGCAGCACTGACCCTGAAGTTCGTCGGACCCGCGGCCGACACCGAGCTGCTCTCGCTGCGGCGCTTCGCCGAGCGGCTCGATCTCGTGCATTCCGCGGTCGAACTCTCCCCGCACGATCTCGACTCGATGGGCGACCACGGGATCACCGCGGCGGATCTCCCGGTCGCCTTCATCCAGGGCGAGCCGATCCGGCACGCCACTCCCGGTCTCGTCGCCGACCGGCTCGGCCTCAGCTACCAGTCCACCGTCGACGAGATCGTCGACCTCGTCGTGATCGGCGGCGGTCCAGCGGGTCTGGCGGCATCGATCTACGGGGCCTCCGAAGGACTCAGCACGGTGCTTCTGGATGCGGTCGCACCGGGCGGCCAGGCCGCATCCACGTCGCGCATCGAGAACTTCCTCGGCTTCCCGTTCGGGGTCAGCGGCGCCGAGCTGATCGGTCAGGCGTCGCTGCAGGCGCTGAAGTTCGGCGTGCGCGTGTATGCCCCGTGCGAGGCCGTCGCGCTCGACACGGTCGGCGACGAGCTCGACGTCACGCTCGCGGACGGGCGCCGCATCCGCACCCGGAGCGCCATCGTCACCTCCGGTGCCGCGTACCGGAGGCTGCAGCTGGAACGGTGGGGCGACTTCGAGCGGTCGGGCATCTACTACGCGGCCACGCAGCTCGAACTGCGTCAGGTCACCGGCGCGCCCGTCGTGGTCGTCGGCGGCGCGAACTCCGCCGGGCAGGCCTCGCTCTACCTCGCAGCCCACGGAAGCCCCGTGCACCTGGTGGTGCGCGGCGACGACCTGGGGAGCCGGATGTCGTCGTACCTCGTCGACCGGATCCGCGAGGATCCGCGCGTGCAGGTGCACACGGGGTCGCACGTCACCGCTCTCGACGGGGGCGGTTCGCTGGAACGCGTCGTCATCGACAGCGTCGGCGAGGTGGATGCGCGCGGCCTGTTCTGCTTCATCGGCGCAGAACCGGCGACCTCCTGGGTGTCGGGCCTCGATCGGGACGGCGACGGGTTCCTCCGCACCGGCACCGACGTCGCCGTGCAGTCCCTCGCCCGATGGCAGACGATGGGTCGTGAGCCGCTGCCGTTCGAGACCTCGGTGCCGCGCATCTTCGCCGCGGGCGACGTGCGACGAGGGTCGATGAAACGCGTCGCCGCCGCCGTCGGTGAGGGTTCGAGCGCGGTCGCATCGGTGCATCGCGCGCTCGCCGGCTGA
- a CDS encoding ROK family protein, with protein MAEHVLAVDLGGTKVDAALVADDGTIVAGSRHRAPTGPEASAADLSDAVTGVVAQAAAALAGGDRIRGLGIGSAGPVDAVTGTVSPLNLRIAQFPLVAVAAGALGADVPVRLGLDGLCIALAEARYGAAADAASSVSLVVSTGIGGGIVWNGMPLAGERGNAGHLGQVRVTMATEGGPRTGTLEDVAAGPGSVRWANAQGWVGRAGEDLARDAAAGDAVARAAIVRSATAVGHALAGVSALLDIDRFVIGGGFSHAADDYIDLVQSTARSLAILPATYEIDVRRAALGADAPLVGAACLIPLR; from the coding sequence ATGGCCGAGCACGTGCTCGCGGTCGACCTGGGCGGAACCAAGGTGGATGCCGCGCTCGTCGCGGACGACGGAACGATCGTCGCCGGTTCGCGGCATCGCGCGCCGACGGGCCCCGAGGCCTCGGCGGCGGACCTTTCGGACGCGGTGACGGGCGTGGTCGCCCAGGCGGCTGCCGCGCTGGCCGGCGGTGACCGCATCCGGGGACTCGGGATCGGCAGTGCGGGACCCGTGGATGCGGTCACCGGCACGGTGTCGCCCCTCAACCTGCGGATCGCGCAGTTTCCGCTCGTCGCGGTCGCGGCCGGCGCGCTGGGCGCGGATGTGCCCGTGCGACTCGGCCTCGACGGTCTCTGCATCGCGCTCGCCGAGGCGCGCTACGGCGCGGCGGCCGACGCGGCCTCCAGCGTCTCGCTCGTGGTGTCGACCGGCATCGGCGGCGGGATCGTCTGGAACGGGATGCCGCTGGCCGGCGAGCGCGGCAACGCCGGACACCTCGGGCAGGTGCGCGTGACCATGGCGACCGAGGGCGGCCCGCGGACGGGCACACTCGAGGACGTCGCCGCCGGACCCGGGTCCGTGCGCTGGGCGAACGCCCAGGGGTGGGTCGGCCGCGCGGGCGAAGACCTCGCGCGCGACGCGGCGGCGGGGGATGCGGTCGCGCGGGCGGCGATCGTCCGCTCGGCCACCGCCGTCGGGCACGCGCTCGCGGGGGTGTCGGCGCTGCTCGACATCGATCGTTTCGTGATCGGCGGCGGGTTCTCGCACGCCGCCGACGACTACATCGACCTGGTGCAGTCGACCGCGCGCTCCCTCGCGATCCTCCCCGCCACGTACGAGATCGACGTGCGCCGGGCCGCCCTCGGCGCCGACGCGCCGCTCGTGGGCGCCGCCTGCCTCATCCCGCTACGCTGA
- a CDS encoding metallophosphoesterase family protein — protein MVTRLLLVSDTHIPKRARELPRAVRQAADAADLIVHAGDWVTASVLDDLQQHGDVLGVWGNNDGDDLRARLPEIARRRIEELDVAVIHETGDAARRERRMDDAFPDAALLVFGHSHIPWDTTTPHGLRLLNPGSPTDRRRQPRHTFMTATVDGDVLRDVVLVAL, from the coding sequence ATGGTCACTCGGCTGCTGCTCGTCTCCGACACGCACATCCCGAAGCGGGCGCGCGAACTTCCGCGCGCGGTGCGACAGGCGGCGGATGCGGCGGACCTGATCGTGCACGCCGGCGACTGGGTGACCGCATCCGTCCTCGACGACCTGCAGCAGCACGGGGACGTGCTGGGCGTCTGGGGCAACAACGACGGCGACGACCTCCGCGCGCGTCTCCCCGAGATCGCCCGGCGCCGCATCGAGGAGCTCGACGTGGCCGTCATCCACGAGACCGGCGACGCGGCGCGACGGGAGCGGCGAATGGACGACGCGTTCCCGGATGCGGCGCTCCTGGTCTTCGGGCACAGTCACATCCCGTGGGACACGACGACCCCGCACGGTCTGCGGCTGCTGAACCCTGGCTCCCCCACCGATCGGCGGCGCCAACCGCGGCACACGTTCATGACGGCGACGGTCGACGGCGACGTACTGCGTGATGTCGTCCTCGTCGCGCTCTGA
- a CDS encoding acyl-CoA dehydrogenase — MVTSWPASEDQPSTLPALAPPLARLIEGAGPDVGTLIAPTLDWVRTVAEVAPLPGDDTRARWRLLAETARLDVGAARMLEPHLDALAIIAEADRDGVLAEPLDTDGTWGVFAAEGGDRPVQAEQQPDGRWTLTGRKPWCSLAAHLDRALVTAWRGDERGLFAIDLRGPGVTALPGPWHARGLRQVVSAPIDLDAAAAVPVGGPGWYLRRSGFAEGGMGVAAVWWGSALPLVDALTAAASRDGADQLAAVFAGRADAASWSASVVLDTAARAVDDGRATGEAAKLLASRVRAVVAASAREILDLESRALGPGPVAVDESHARRVADLELYLRQDHADRDLARLGRLAVGASA, encoded by the coding sequence ATGGTGACGTCGTGGCCCGCATCCGAGGATCAGCCGAGCACTCTGCCCGCCCTCGCTCCCCCGCTCGCCCGGCTGATCGAGGGCGCCGGTCCCGACGTCGGGACGCTCATCGCCCCGACCCTCGACTGGGTGCGCACCGTGGCGGAGGTCGCTCCGCTGCCGGGCGACGACACTCGAGCGCGCTGGCGCCTTCTGGCGGAGACGGCGCGACTCGATGTCGGCGCGGCGCGGATGCTGGAGCCGCACCTCGATGCGCTCGCCATCATCGCCGAGGCCGACCGGGACGGCGTGCTCGCTGAGCCCCTCGACACCGACGGCACCTGGGGTGTCTTCGCGGCGGAGGGCGGCGATCGTCCGGTGCAGGCCGAGCAGCAGCCGGACGGCCGCTGGACGCTGACCGGGCGGAAGCCGTGGTGCTCGCTCGCCGCCCACCTGGACCGGGCGCTCGTCACCGCGTGGCGGGGCGACGAGCGCGGGCTGTTCGCGATCGACCTGCGCGGCCCGGGCGTGACGGCGCTCCCCGGTCCGTGGCACGCGCGGGGCCTTCGTCAGGTCGTCAGCGCGCCCATCGACCTCGACGCGGCAGCCGCCGTGCCCGTCGGCGGTCCGGGCTGGTATCTCCGCCGATCCGGCTTCGCGGAGGGCGGCATGGGAGTCGCCGCCGTGTGGTGGGGCAGCGCTCTGCCGCTCGTCGACGCCCTCACCGCGGCCGCTTCGCGCGACGGCGCCGACCAGCTGGCCGCCGTCTTCGCCGGGCGGGCGGATGCAGCGAGCTGGTCCGCATCCGTCGTCCTCGACACCGCGGCCCGCGCGGTCGACGATGGGCGTGCCACCGGCGAGGCGGCGAAGCTCCTCGCGTCGCGCGTGCGGGCGGTCGTCGCGGCGAGCGCGCGCGAGATCCTCGACCTCGAGTCGCGCGCGCTCGGGCCCGGACCCGTCGCAGTCGATGAGTCGCACGCGCGACGCGTGGCCGACCTCGAGCTGTACCTCCGCCAGGACCACGCCGACCGCGATCTCGCGAGGCTCGGACGCCTCGCCGTCGGAGCCTCGGCATGA